Below is a genomic region from Leishmania mexicana MHOM/GT/2001/U1103 complete genome, chromosome 20.
GACGAGGCAGTGCGCAGCGCTAGCGAACACGCATCCCTTTCCCGCCTCACTATGCACCGCCTATGCATCCGCTGCTCCCCTGCAGCAGTCACCATGCTCATTCATGCCATCCATCGCGGATGCTCCCGTGGTGCGTCGCACTCGGTCTCTCTCGTGTCCAAGTGCCGATCGATCCGTCGCACCAGCTCGCTGTTCAGTCGGGTACGGCACCAGCAGTCGAGAAGCAGGGCAGAGCATTGGTCGATACACCACCGTATTGAGTGGTGTGCCATCCACCGGCGTGAATACGTGTGACACGCCGTCCGCCGTTTCGGCTGCACGCGCGACAGTGCCGTTACACTCGCCGTTCCCTACGGCAACGCTCTCGATGGCGAATGAACACGTCTGTACGCTTCAGGAGCGCCACGACGGTGTCGGTGATCTGCCCGCTTGCGGAAGCAACGACGTCTTTCtcatgcacacatacaccacGCAACCGTgtgccacctccgcctccgtcccACGGCTCACGCGTCTTTCGCTCTCTTCCAACGGGCACAGCCCTGCTGTGCCGACGAACTGGTCTATTGGCCGCCCGACCACGCTGCGTTGTCGCGACACGGACTCTGACGTGCACTGCGACTGGGGCGCCATTCAaggggaggatgaggaggacaaggagcCGGTCATCGGTTGTGCGACACAAGTCTGGCGCGTCTCTGACGAGGTGCGGATGCCGCTGCAGTGTTCCCATGGCACagaggagaaagaggaggagacgtTGCTCGGCGTGCCGATCTCGCATCGTGGTGACCACCTGACAAACGGCAGAGACCTGTTTGCATCCCTGCCACCCATTGCGTGGCagccggcaccgctgctaGCATCTTTTTCGGGCTCCCAGCTCGACGTTTCCAGTTGCGCCGAGGACAACGCTGTGCTGTTGAGCGGTGCACCTGTGGCGAGCACCGAAGAGGAAACCCACAATGACAACCGCGAGGTGACGCGATCGAACGCGATACCGGCAACAGGAGACGTTGCAGCCACGGCATTGAACGGTTCCTTTGCGGACTTGGAGGCTGCACCGCGCAAGGGCTATGCCCGGTCCAACAGCGGCACGCCTCCGCCAAGCGATCTCTGGTCTCTCAACAACGCAGCAAACTCGCAAGCGCACGATCGCGCCGCTAATGGAGTGTCTGCAGGTGTCGAACTCGCGTCCCACGCAGATGCGTCGGAGACCAACTCTCACCACTTGGGCGCATCTCTGTGTGCCAACATCGGCAGTGGCTGCAGTGCCCGCTTGGGGACAGCTGCGGAGTGGCGCGAACACATGTCTACCGCCACCCCGCAGGGACGGGGCGTGTGGGTGGATGTCCCGGGGCAGCTGCGTGGGTCTGAATATCCCGCCTCCACGACGACGGCCGAGGCGGTAgccgcgcggctggcgcacATCTCTATCCACACCTCTCCTACCCCAAAGCGACTTGCGTTTGAAGAGGAAGAGCTTGTCGAGAgggtcggcggtggcgactcGCCGATGCTGACCCCTGCGGTGCGCATTGTCGCAGACGACGCTGCTCAACAGCGCGCTTGCAACGACGCTTCATCTGCTcaaggcggtggtggctcTTTCGACGTTGGCCTCCAGGGTAGAGGCGCCGGGGGCCTGAGCAGGAGCTGCATGCGGTGGGCGTCGGCGTTTGGCGATAGTGGCCATCGTGAGCCGTGCGGCAGTCGCATCCCCAGCGGACTGCAGCTCCTCCGATCCCGAAAACGCTGCCTTTCCGAAATGCAAGCGACAGACATGCAGGAAAGGCATGCCAGCACGCTGGTCTCCGGAGGTATCAACGACGCACGTGGTTCAAGCAATCTTGTACCTGATAGGGTCGACTGTATGAACTTAGCGACTGCTTTTGAGAACctagaggaggaggatggcgacggcgacggcgacgaggacgcagtgaagaggcagaggcgcgaGGCGCAGCATCGTAGACGACTGCAGCACCTTCTTCCAGCTGCGCTAAACACGATGGATGACCTCATTCCGGCACCGGTGCAAACTCTTGGGACGGGAGTGGCTTCCTCTTCATCTATGCTCTCTTCGCACGTGCGTAGCGCCGTGCACTGGATCCAGTTGGCGCAGGATCAGGAGCATCAACCAGACCACACCAGCAACGACGACCCGGCTTCGTGGAGTCAGCTGAGCAGCATTAGCCACGTGACGCCGGCGTCGCAGAGCACGTCGATGGGCCTTTGGGGGGTGCCAAACACACTCTCTCAAGGCCatcacggcgccggcgtggtGTGTTCCGTCGGCTCCGGCTCGCAGGTGCTGACACCGCTCCAAACAAACGTGACGCCACAGCCATCACGCAAGccgtagagagagagagattgTTCAACCCATCGCCAACACCAACAACGCGCTCGAGCGTCGTCTTACACTTGTGCGCCTACCTCGTCCACAGGCTCAtgcctgtgtgtctctcATAGCCGCTATCactatgtgtgtgtgcgtgtgtgtctgagCGAATGAATGCTTTATGTATCTCGTTGTTACCTCCGTTGTGTTCTGTTGTAATTTGAAGCGGTGGTGCACACCTTCTCTTGCTGGTTTGGTGTTTTTTTGACgagtgtatgtgtgcgtgtgtgtgcgtgtgtgccagGGTGCCGCTTCCTTTTgctcttttttgtttcgtgcgtctctctcccacaAACGTGCCGGCGGGGTCCTGCTGAGCCCCTTCTCCCCATCTTCCCACGCCCAGTGTGTCTGAACGCCGAGTGTTGCAGACTGGCACTTTCTGCGCCGCACCTGCCTTCCGTCTTCTCACATTGACATTATTTTATCTGTAGTGTATTCTCACCACATGTTTACTTCACCATCACCtcgcctctcttcttttgAATACTttgccttctccctctgcgcTGATCTAGACTGTGTGTTCCCTTTCGGAAGAcgcctctgtctccctccaAATCCCCACACTCCTCTTCGTgttctttttcttgtgtgctcagcgccgaggcagcggaaCGGCCGCAAATGGCGAGGGCAAGGGAGAAAGGACGAATGGCCCTCGTGGGCACAGAAGCagccctcttctctcctctcgctctctctgctcACTCCCCTTCCAGTTGTTcgcctccgtcagcgtgaTGTGTCCTCTCACGCTGcgcttctcttcttttttttttcgcctttCTCCATTGCTACATTCTTCGTGTGCTCTCCTGCACCTCTTAGATCAGTCAGCGTACCGCACCCTCAGCATCGGCGGCTTCGCCGGCTCCTCATCCATGTTGTGGAACTCAGAAGGTGCCGACAcccctcccgctccccgTCACACAGATACCGTAAGGCCCTGCTTTGCCGTTGATTTATGTCAAGGAGTGTCAAGACGACCTTGTGTTTGTGTATCACTCTTGTCTTGATGGCCGTACCGTTACGGTGTGGCCGTGCCCTGGCTGTACGATGGCTAGATTCCGGTTCTCGTGAGacccaccgccacggcgtctATCTCCACCCTGTCGATTCCACATCCGATCCTGTCGTGCtttatgtgcgtgtgttttcCGTTTTCTAGATTGTAGTAGATGCTCACGATTCACTCGGGTGTTGGTGTTTGCTTGCTTTGTGtgtttcttttgttttctcttcctcttgtACACCGAATCACTGGAGCATGttccttctttttttgtgaTGAGCGCATCGGCAGATGACAGGAAGGgtctgccccctcctcgccacccctcgccaccaccacgaagAAACCCGCTTTTACGTTTTTATTCTTTTCCATCCGCAGAACAATGCTTCCCCGCCCACACCCGAAAAATAAAATAGTCAAAACACGTTGTGTGCAAGtagcggagctgcagcaatGCGGCCATATCACGAACTGTcttgcagctgcagcagcagcagcagtggtaAGCGAAAAGGATCGGAGGTGCCTGTATGTCAGTGCTTGCGCTGGCGCGTTGTATCCCTCGCGGTCGGTGCAGGCACCCTGCTTTTTGTGGGGCGCGAAACAAGGTGGACCCCCAGACAAGTTTCATGAATCCCTTGGGTTTGAttaaacacacacacacacacgcacgtttAGTTGCTAAAACTTCTGCGGCAACTCTCTTGCCGGGGTGCCGCCCAGTGGGTGGTGCAAGAGTATTGTGCGACCGGCAGGACTGTCATTCCGTCCTGTGCCACCTTTGTAGTGGTTCTACCGCGCTGGAGTGGGAAAGGGGCTAGTGGACCCTTCTTGTCCACACCGTACTCCACTCTCCATCACATCGCACCACTCATATTCTCGTCTCTTGCACCTCcaacgtgtgcgtgtgtgtgtctgtgccgagCAACACGGTGGCACCCCGCCTACACGTTCACCAAAAACAAACACATGCGCATATACTCACACATGCAAGATGGAGGAGAACGCTGTATgatctctcccctccccctttcatTGAGTTtgcacttctctctctctcctgctcaCCATCGTCTTTCACATCGCCACATCCGTGGCCGCTGTGTGCGcatctctgtgcgtgtgtgactGTGCGCAGCTTTCGGAGGAACATCATCCGCAGCACACAGACGGGCTTTGTTTCTCCTCGGCTATTTTCTCACCTATCaaacgcgcacgcgcattCATACGAATTTGCGTCTTGGCAGACATTCCGCTGTCGCACCTTTGAACCGACAAGCAGCCGTGTGCGCCGTCGATTTGCCTGCTTGCCGCTCTTCAGATATCAGAACTCAGCGGCTACTTGgtgtttttcttttggaAAGGTTTTCTGGCAGACTATCAACATTCTTTTGCTCCATCTTGGCTGTGTTCACGTTTCCTTGCCACATACACTTCTTTGCATACATCCAGCCATGCTCGCTGACGTTGCCGtgccgccatcctcgtcaACGGCGCCGGGGAGCAACACGGCCGTTTCTGACTACTTTCTTCAGAAGATCCACGAACTTCGCGCAACGCAGAAGCGCACCCTCGACAATTTTGAGCGACTCGAAGCCCAGCGCAATGACCTTAACCGCCGTGTCCGCCACCtcaaggaggaggtgcagatGCTTCAGGAATCCGGCTCCCTGGTCGTGGACGTTGTCAGAGTAATGGGCAAGAACAAGGTGCTGGTGAAGGCTGGTTCTGGTCAGGGAAAGATGGTGGTGGATGTGGACAAGTCGGTGGACTTCAAGGACTTGACCCCCAACGCCCGCGTTGccctgcgcagcggcacctcggCAATCCACTACATTCTGCCCACGAAGGTCGACCCGCTCGTGTCGCTCATGAAGGTTGAGAAGGCTGGCAAGGAGTCAACCTATGACGAGATCGGCGGCCTGTCGCGCCAGGTGAAGGAGATCAAGGAAGTGATCGAGCTCCCCGTAAAGCACCCAAAGCTGTTTGAGGCTCTTGGTATTGAGCAGCCGAAGGGTGTGCTTCTGTATGGCCCGCCTGGCACCGGTAAGACCCTGCTTGCGCGTGCGGTGGCACACCACACCGACTGCACCTTTATCCGTGTCAGTGGTGCGGAGCTGGTGCAGAAGTACATCGGCGAGGGTGCCCGCATGGTGCGTGAGTTGTTTGTTATGGCGCGCGAGCACAGCCCCTCAATCATTTTCATGGATGAAATCGACTCCATCGGCTCCTCGCGCCTGGAGTCGGGCGAGAACGGTGACAGTGAAGTGCAACGTACCATGCTTGAGCTCCTGAACCAGCTGGACGGCTTTGAGGCCTCCAAAAACATCAAGGTGATTATGGCAACCAACCGCATGGACATCCTtgacgaggcgctgctgcgtcctGGTCGCATCGACCGTAAGATCGAGTTCCCCGCCCCAGACGAAGCGGCCCGCTTTGAGATTCTCAAGATCCACTCGCGCAAGATGAATCTGACGCGCGGAATCGACCTCAAGGACATTGCCAAGAAAACGTCCAACTGCTCCGGCGCCGAGCTGAAGGCGGTGTGCACCGAGGCGGGCATGTTTGCCCTACGCGAGCGCCGCGTGCACATCACGCACGAGGACTTTGTGCTTGCTGTTGCCAAGGTGATGCACAAGGACCAGGACAAGAATGTGTCGTTGAAGAAGATGTGGAAGTAGAAAAAGGTAGATGGACGAAGAAGGCAGCAGGAAACCTGTGACCATCTGCACATGCTGCCATGTACACtgcgagcgtgtgtgtgtgtgcgtctcttgTACCCCTTCGCCCGGTGATCGTGCGTGTAGTGCAGGCTGATTGTTTTCCTGGCTCACTGCGTTGGCGACTCTGCCTCGACACCCGCCTTCCTTTTTTGTCGTGCTCTCGTCATCCCTCTTGTTTTCAGGCTACGTCAAGGTGGCGGCGAAGACTCCCTTGCGTcaacacacgtgcgcgcgcgcaagggatgcgtttgtgtgcgtgtgtgtgtgtgcgtctgtgcaccccgcgcgctgtcgctgaGGATTGGCGCGGATGGTGCGAAGAAGATGTacgccgctgcttctgcccTCTGTTGCGTTCTCGCGGGGGTCTTGAGGACAAGCGTCTCCTCACAATGACTTTTTTTATTTTGACgcttgtatgtgtgtttgtgtgcccGCCTGTGCTCGTTCATGGTTCTTTGTgttggtgcgcgtgtgtgctggtcTCTCGGCTTTTGTGAGCTGGTGACTTTCAGCGTTCCAAGCAGCTGAACGGCGAAATGcgagcgagaaagagaggcaaTGGTGACTGTGACGGCTACAGGTAATatctgtgtgtctgtatgtAGATTGTGCTGTGCTGGGGAcgaggcaggggagggggggcaggTGGCAGCCATAACCGGAGAGCATACATGGAAACGATTGACGAAAGTGAAGTTCACCACTGCGCATGATCTCTCTATGCATACCTCCGGGTGACCACGCCGCATCTTACCGTTGTTGCGGCTCTTCCTTGTGACGTATCGGTGggtgcgtgccgctgccttcCGCTTGCGTGTCCTCTGCCACTGGTCGACTCCGTATTACTTCCCTTGCACGATCTCCTTCGGTTGGCCTCTTCGTCTCCCACTCCTATTTCAACGGCGGCTGTGCTGTTTTCGTCTTTTTCTGATTGTACGGGAATGATGCAAATGGAACAAAACAACGACAGCCGGAGAGATACGAAGCAAGACCCTCAATGCTCCGCCGTGCTCCCCTAGGCTCCGTTTGTGTGCATGGAGGATCTCATGCGTTGGCTCACGTCGGTGCGCCGAGGCATTGGCCGACTGTCAAGAGGAGGGTATGCAACCCAGAGTGACGGCAGTCGCTCGAGAGCAGAGAGTTTGACGTGGTGCTTTTTTGTTGCGAAAGCGCTCACGCTACTTCTAGTTGGGTGTATTTCCGACGGCAAGGGAGCACTCCTTCCTCATCTTtcgtctccccctcttccccctcgTTCACAgtgctgtgctgcgtgcCGTTTGCCTTCCTCACGGCCTCTACTGTGGCGAACCTGATGTTTCGAGAATTCTAGTCGCTTGTCCAATATCCTGTTTCTTCGCTGCTCCTCTACAACCCCGTCGTACTTCTTTGTTCTCTGTCCTTTCTTCCGGCAGCAATCTGCTCTCTCAACTGCGTCCCTCCACACATTCGCATCGCGCTCCTGCATTTTGGATTCGCGCTCGCGAACACCGCGGACGATCACTTTGGGCTTGCGCAGCAGTTCAAACAGCGTGCCTGAGTCGTGTGTAGTCAGGGTTCTGTTcccgtgtatgtgtgtgtagaaaaaaaaaacgccacGGACGGAAggaaaaaacaaacaaacagaCACACCCAAACGCCAAAGGGAAAGCAAACGACAAGGGAACGGCAGATCAGACGGCGGCCGCTACCACAGCGACAGCAACCACCCTATTTCGCAGCACTCTCAGCTTCACAgtttctcttccttttttttgctccaCGTTTTCCTTCTCCTAGCCGTGGTTTCTGCGCTCCGCCTTTCTCGGTGTCTCTCATCTCTTCTTCACACCTGatttctcccctctcctttttttgtttgcgTGCTTGTTGTCATCCTTGTGTGCAGATCTAGACGATCccttgcccccccctccccttctcctttcttCGCTTGCCGCCGCAACGCCACAGGCACACGGATATCGTAAAGCAGCAAACAAGCTGGCAGCCAACAGAGGCGGTGACCGCATAGCTGACGATCCGGATTCATCTGCGTTGCTTTCAGTCGTTgagaaacaacaacaaaattTTTTTCATTGTCTCTTTCGTTGTATTCGTCGGAGGGCCCGTtcggcgtgtgtctgtggtactcttgcttctccttcccctttTCTGCTCGAATTGTTCTATGTCTTTACCTCCATAGTTTGTGGATTGTGGTgacattttctttttttttcgcgaGGGCTTCGCCCTGTtatccctttctctcttgaCCATCGATTGGAagcggcgcgtgcgcttCTGGGCACACCCTGTATATCTGCCTATGTGAATCAGGCAAGTTAGGTGGGTGGAAAGCAACACGCCTGACTCGAGACTCGTTTTGACGAGagacgcgcgtgcacgtgtgtctccctcctctctctttatttgtgtgtgcatgcgtgcatgtatgtgtgtgtgtgactgtTTTGTCCCTCGTTTGGTTGACCTTTGGCAACTTTGTTCGCGCTCGTTCGTCCACGCGTTTCTCGCTGTGTTTCTCTCGAGGTATCGGTGAACTCGGCTCACATCTCCCCCATTTTGCTTCTGTTTTCtcctcttttgttttgttccGTTGCTGTGattctctcttctttttttttgcgctcTTCCACTACGTTGCATCTGTCTCCGTGCTGAACCGAAAACGGAAAACAAggtttcctttttttcctccgtctctctcgcactcACTCCCAGTCGGTTGGTGTCCGCGTAGGTGTGTGTCACTGCTGCGTCGTTGTTGGCGTTTTGGAGTCGTGATCATCAGCTccccccatctctctctctcctttttgtTTTGACGCGCTCTCTACTCGTTCTGGTCGAGTTTTATGTTCATCTTTTCCCTGGCACCTgtctctcgttctctctcttgaGTCAACTCTTTTTTTCCGGTTATTTCTGCTCCGTCTCATTCGCCGGTACTGGTGCTGGATCGCATTGCTTGGGTCTCtgcgttttgtgtgtgtgcgttgccGAGCGGTGTCGTAGAGTGTTTTCTAGCCTCTGGCGTTCTCAGCGACGCCCGCGCATCTGCCATTGTTCTGCGACACTATTCTCTTTCCACAGagtgcccccacccccacccacgcccgctccttttgttgttctctctcttctcggTTGTGCGAGCGCCGCTTCTTTCTCGATTGGCGTTTGAACGTTTTATGTGGTTGGCTGCTCTACCCTCGAAGGATTCGGCtgtgatttttttttttggcaTTGGCTTTGTACATTTTGCAGGTCCTGATCGCGAcgccgttttttttcgtgtcgNNNNNNNNNNNNNNNNNNNNNNNNNNNNNNNNNNNNNNNNNNNNNNNNNNNNNNNNNNNNNNNNNNNNNNNNNNNNNNNNNNNNNNNNNNNNNNNNNNNNGCGATCCTCATCGTTGCCCCGTGTTCTTcgtctttttgttttcctccCTCGTCTGCTGTGTCTCGTGcgttggtgtgcgtgtggtgccGTTGTACGTGTTTTCGGCTCGCTCTTGATTGTCGGGTGACTCATTTCCTCTCGCGTCTTCCTGTGTCAGCtgtccgcctctcctccctgcccgcctcccccactttcttttttctcgctttttgcgtgcagcgacagcgctgccTAGAAAAGCCGTACTAGTGCACACAACTCTCGCGTCTGCTCTGCGACCAACAAGTGGGACATAGTATAATGGGCTGTCGCCGGATCTgcaacacagaaaaaaagaagagaagcaACGGGGAAGTGAGCGCAGGAAGGGCCGAGCTGGGAGGAGTGGGGCGTTTCGTCTTGAAGGCGTCTTttcccttcttttttttgttgttatTGCCCTGTTTAGTTTTCTCTCCCGTCTTTCCCCTTTGCGGATCTCTTTGTCTGcttcatcctcctccccagcGCCGTTGTTAATGGCTGCATTATCTGCCCCTCTACTTATAACCActtcctcctgctgctgctgctgctgctgctgctctccctctctctccatctctcacggttttctttttgttcgTGTTGCTTGTCGTTTCTGTAGCTCGTCCTCATTCCTACGGCCCAACGCCGGAACACGGGGTGCGGGCCACTCTCGTGGTTACTCACAGTTTAAAGGGTGCAGAGCACATCAAGAGGCacgccgtgtgcgtgcacgtccTCAGGCTCTGACTCGGCGTCGAAGGACAGAACGCTGATATAGAGCCCACCACTCTCTTCTCCATTACACGGCAGCACTGCGGCAATGGCGATGGGCTCGTTAGTATTGCTGACCGACATTCGCTCCGCTTACTTGGCAGGCTACAATGCAGCTCAGCGATCTGGTGAAGAGATTCTCAGTCCCATCCGTGGCGCCATAGACAGAACCAAGACGACGGCAGTAAGCAAGgacgcgcggcagcgcctcgagGAACACCTCAGATTGCTTTGCACCACGATTTGTATCTCTGGTGAAGAGTACGTGAGAACATTTCCCGCGAACCTCTACGTGCCGTTGCTGACGGAAATCTTAACGGCTGCCAACGTGGCGCAGAGAAGCGACGGCTACGTCATGAACCCCTTGTCACTGGAAGCGTGCGCCAGCGACGCGCCATCCTCCTTTAGCATTGCGATCCAGTCATTGCACAAGGAGGGGGTAAGGAGTCGCTCGAATAAGCTCTTGTCTTCGTGCATGCCGTCTCTGGGCATGCAGACCGCATCGCCCGTGGCAGTTTTTGCTCTACGAGCACTGGCGCTCATTGCGGACATGGTGCCCAGCGGAAGCTTTGCGTTCTGCCCTAGCCGAAGCAAGGGGACCATCGCAACTTTGGCCCTGTATCTCAGCGATCCGGAATTCCTAGTCGTCAATGAAGACCTTGCTGAGGAACTGCTCAAATGCTTTCTGTACGTCTCCATGCTAACGTACGACGCCTGCCTTGACGCGGGGGTGCCTGCGCGTATCGTAGAACTGCTGCTGGCCTTGGAGCCCCACCACCTGCGCGTTCTGTGTGTCCAAGTGGCGTCGAACCTCCTTGCACGCGCGCGGGAGTCGGACTTGGAGGGGGTGTGGGCACCGGTGATGGCAAAGTTGCTCGAGTCGTTCGACAGCTTCCTCCTCGAAGGCTCGTTTCGCCTAAGCGCACCCGAGACAACTCACCAGGTGGCGACAGATGTCTCCCATACGCcaacagcggcgacagcagctgctACCACGGTATTCACGACGCCCACCGCTGCGCGCTCGCTCACACGCAGGGAGTTGACGCTGCTGCAACACTACATGGAGGCGATTGCGCATGCCGTCGACCGTCTCTTTGTTGGCGTTGCCGCGATGAAGGCGCACATGAAGCTGCTGGATCACATGATCGGAGTGtgcgtgcaggtgctgcaacTCTCTCTGAACATTATACCAGCCACGTGCGGCGAGTGGCTCCGCTCCGTCGCCCTCTCACCGATTCTCACCTTTTATCTTACCAATCCGTCGTTTGCCGTGCCGGTGTTGCTGCAGCTACACGTCTGGGAAGCCGTTTGCGGCTGCATGCTAACGCTCGTGGAGCGGCGGTTGGTGGCGACCGGAGCctccggcgcagctgctggcgttAGCGCGCTTGAGAGTGAGGTAGCGGGAGGTGCACCAGATGACAGCGCTGCCATGCAGGGCAATATCTCTGCGCACACCACCTCGTCTTCGGCGGCATCATCAACGTCGCTGCCATCAAATGCGCAgccaggcagcggcgcggatgGCAGTAGCAATGCGGTGGCAGATGCGACGCGGTCCAGCGTGGCCAGGGGTGGGGGCCCCGCTCTGACAACAGGCCCGGTGCTGACAACAGATGTGACCACGATTCCCTTCATCGCCGATGAACTACGGCTGCTCCCGCTGTTGGAATTTTTGCTAGTGCTGCTCCCATGCGCTCGCCGCGGGCATTCTCACACAGACTTTCGCCACATGACCCTCCCGTACTTCGGCTGGACATGGGAGGACGACTTTCACAACGAGACCGAGTGCAACGAGGCACTGTCGAGGCGGCTC
It encodes:
- a CDS encoding proteasome regulatory ATPase subunit encodes the protein MLADVAVPPSSSTAPGSNTAVSDYFLQKIHELRATQKRTLDNFERLEAQRNDLNRRVRHLKEEVQMLQESGSLVVDVVRVMGKNKVLVKAGSGQGKMVVDVDKSVDFKDLTPNARVALRSGTSAIHYILPTKVDPLVSLMKVEKAGKESTYDEIGGLSRQVKEIKEVIELPVKHPKLFEALGIEQPKGVLLYGPPGTGKTLLARAVAHHTDCTFIRVSGAELVQKYIGEGARMVRELFVMAREHSPSIIFMDEIDSIGSSRLESGENGDSEVQRTMLELLNQLDGFEASKNIKVIMATNRMDILDEALLRPGRIDRKIEFPAPDEAARFEILKIHSRKMNLTRGIDLKDIAKKTSNCSGAELKAVCTEAGMFALRERRVHITHEDFVLAVAKVMHKDQDKNVSLKKMWK